The following proteins are co-located in the Phragmites australis chromosome 10, lpPhrAust1.1, whole genome shotgun sequence genome:
- the LOC133930068 gene encoding uncharacterized protein LOC133930068, with protein MDCREAWKETVRELCFGNDSSDEEDDLFLVTVTAFHESSAAQSGAWGGSVPGRRRIQQNRLEGHQRLFNDYFADPPVYPDYIFRRRFRMKRDLYLKIVEAVADHDPWFQQRRNAAGELELSALQKVTAAFRMLSYDAPADSLDECLWIGEATIIESMRRFVRAVVRVFGDEYLRSPNEEDTARLIAINEQRGFPGMLGSIDCMHWRWKNCLTAWSGSFTGHVNSPTIILEAVASQDLWIWHAFFGMPGSLNDINILHRSHLLDNLAAGVAPQVQFSINGHQYTMGYYLADGIYPEWATFVKPISCPLGRKQQHFVVQQAAVRKDVERAFGVLQSRFPIVRGATRIWDQETLHNIMTAIIIMHNMIIENERPDGEVEHVYDGAGDHVEPLHTPTPTIQAFAHRYGMISSRQGHHQLREDLVEHLWQLHGGE; from the exons ATGGATTGTCGCGAAGCCTGGAAGGAGACCGTGAGAGAGTTGTGTTTCGGCAATGACTCttccgatgaggaagatgattTGTTCCTTGTGACTGTGACCGCGTTCCATGAGTCGTCGGCAGCACAGAGCGGAGCTTGGGGCGGTTCAGTGCCGGGACGTCGCCGTATCCAGCAGAATCGGCTGGAGGGGCATCAAAGGTTGTTCAATGACTACTTCGCCGATCCCCCTGTGTACCCCGATTACATATTCCGCCGCAG GTTCAGGATGAAACGTGACCTGTACCTCAAGATTGTGGAGGCAGTTGCGGACCATGACCCGTGGTTCCAACAGAGGAGGAATGCAGCAGGGGAGCTCGAGCTGTCGGCATTGCAAAAAGTCACTGCGGCGTTTCGTATGCTATCATACGATGCTCCTGCGGATTCTCTGGATGAGTGCCTCTGGATAGGGGAGGCCACCATCATTGAGAGCATGAGGCGGTTTGTTCGGGCCGTTGTCAGGGTGTTTGGCGATGAGTATCTCCGTTCTCCGAACGAGGAGGACACCGCTCGCTTGATTGCTATAAACGAGCAAAGAGGGTTCCCGGGGATGCTGGGAAGCATCGACTGtatgcattggaggtggaagaactgtctGACGGCGTGGTCGGGTTCTTTCACCGGCCACGTCAACTCTCCTACTATCATTCTAGAGGCGGTGGCGTCGCAGGACCtgtggatttggcatgccttctttggCATGCCGGGGTCGCTGAACGACATCAACATTCTGCACCGCTCACATCTCCTCGACAACCTTGCCGCTGGTGTGGCGCCCCAGGTACAATTCTCCATCAATGGACACCAGTACACCATGGGGTACTACCTTGCAGATGGTATCTATCCGGAATGGGCCACCTTTGTGAAGCCCATATCTTGTCCGCTTGGGCGGAAGCAGCAACACTTTGTCGTTCAGCAGGCGGCGGTACGGAAGGATGTGGAACGCGCCTTCGGGGTCCTACAGTCTCGGTTTCCTATAGTCCGGggggctacaaggatatgggaTCAGGAAACCCTTCATAACATCATGACCGCCATCattatcatgcacaacatgataatcgaaAATGAGAGACCTGATGGTGAAGTTGAACACGTCTACGACGGTGCTGGTGACCATGTGGAGCCGTTGCACACCCCAACCCCCACAATTCAAGCATTTGCACACAGGTATGGGATGATAAGTAGCAGACAGGGTCATCACCAGCTTCGTGAAGATCTTGTGGAGCATCTCTGGCAGCTCCACGGAGGAGAGTAG
- the LOC133930069 gene encoding uncharacterized protein LOC133930069 yields MVQKFCGHYARAVRTKKSGTTEAETVVEACKMFQAAEHKEFTLLPCWRELRNHPKWQSESSRKKQKTAASGSPSSTHQVASSAGMNNPEGADAPPSNCSPRAKRPPGRTRSKEVARGTSSSSSASGPMTELFDRQLAMKEMIEKERAKRFAELMDVERKKLRFEEERMQMEKEKEERHIMNMDISQMDEDQQAYYKSLR; encoded by the exons ATGGTCCAGAAGTTCTGCGGCCATTACGCTAGGGCCGTGCGCACTAAGAAGAGTGGTACAACTGAGGCGGAGACG GTCGTGGAGGCATGCAAGATGTTTCAAGCCGCGGAGCACAAGGAGTTCACGTTGCTGCCGTGTTGGAGGGAGTTGCGGAATCATCCGAAGTGGCAATCGGAGTCCTCGCGCAAGAAGCAGAAAACCGCCGCTTCGGGAAGTCCCTCATCGACGCATCAGGTAGCGTCTTCAGCTGGGATGAACAACCCTGAAGGAGCGGATGCACCACCTTCCAACTGCAGTCCACGTGCCAAGAGGCCACCAGGTCGCACGCGCTCGAAAGAGGTGGCACGGGGTACTTCCTCCTCTAGTTCTGCTTCAGGGCCCATGACAGAGCTATTTGACCGGCAGTTGGCAATGAAAGAGATGATTGAGAAGGAAAGGGCTAAGAGGTTTGCAGAGTTGATGGATGTTGAGCGGAAGAAGCTCCGGTTCGAGGAGGAGCGTATGCAaatggaaaaggagaaggaggagaggcaCATAATGAACATGGATATTTCACAAATGGATGAGGACCAGCAAGCCTACTACAAGAGTCTCCGGTAG